Genomic DNA from Oncorhynchus tshawytscha isolate Ot180627B linkage group LG04, Otsh_v2.0, whole genome shotgun sequence:
tgccggtccaaatcctgtccaattaattgaatttcccacaggtggactccaattaagttgcagtgttacggttttctaggtgtgaaggagagtcggaccaaaatgcagcgtgtagattgcgatccatgtttaataacgaacgtaaaacacgaataaataacaaacactacaaaacaaagaccttaacgaaaaccaaaacagcctatacatgtgtaaactaacactgagacaggaacaacgacacataggacaatcacccacgacaaactcaaagaatatggctgcctaaatatggttcccaatcagagacaacgataaacacctgcctctgattgagaaccactccagacagccatagactttgctagataaccccactagctacaatcccaatacatacacaccaaaaccccaagacaaaacacaccacaatacaaaaaaccccatgccacaccctggcctgacccaatacatgaagaaaaacacaaaatacttagaccagggcgtgacatgcagaaacatctcaaggataatcaacagaaacaggatgcacctgagctcaacttcgagtctcatagcgaaaggtctgaaaacttatgtaaataaggtatttattttattttcatttttaagAAATTggcaaaaagttttttttaaactgtttttgctttgccattatggggtattctatGTAGAttgttgagtttattttatttaaactttttttttcacattttttattttattcaacttGGCAtatcagttaggaacaaattcttatttacaatgacggcctaccggggaacagtgggttaaggaccttgttcaggggcagaacgacagatttctatcttgtcagctcagggtttcAATCCATCAACCTTTCggatactggcccaacgctctaaccactaggatacctgccaccccaattttCACCTCACCATGTTATGTGAAAATATGTTTCTCTCCCCACATGTTCGACGGTGGTGTTAACATGTGGATTTAAGTTCAACATCTGAAAACAGAATGCtaatttgacatgtttttttgtAAGAGTATATCATCCATACTGTACAGGAACAGCTGTTATGCCATaaaacacatttattgtgtaaccaTAGCTGTTCAGTTATATCTATATGTAGCGGTCctatgtgtagctggtgtagggagtcaggcgcaggacagcagatatgagtaattaAAGTACTTTATTCAAAAATTCCAAATATACAAGGCAACAGTAATGGCCCACATACACAGACCgaatacaataaacaatcactcacGAACACAaagtggggaacagagggttaaataataaacaagtaattggttgagtgaagccaggtgtgataagacaaagacagaacaaatggaaaatgaaaagtggatcggcggtggctagaaagccggagatgtcgaccgccgaacgccgcctgaacaaggagaacgccgcccgaacaaggagagggaccgacttcggcggaagggAAGTCGTGACACTATAGCTAGAGACACGTGTTCGTTTTGGAGATCTGTTAGCACCAATCATAAGCTAATATtagatctctgtgtgtgtctccccccaCAGGGCAGACAAACCTTTCACAGATTCGATAAGTTCAACTCCAAGTACAACCCAGTGGGGGCCAGTGAACTCAGAGAAATCTACCTGAAAACAGACAACCTCATAGATGGAGAGTACTTTGCACGCATTATCAAGGTATAGTTCATTCATACAGAAAACATTCTGATTCTCTCAAATTGATAACACATGTTATGTTGCATAAGCTATCATTATTATGCAACAGCATGAGCAGCAACACATTTGCACATGTGTTACTCTGACGGCTAGGAGGTGACAGAGACCCAGAATAATGGTGTTTGGAGATGAGAGAACTTCTCATTTATTTGATCTTTCTACCCCATCTTGCCCTTGACAGGAAGTGTCCCATGACCTAGAGGAGAGTAAGTACCAGCATGCTGAGCCTCGTCTGTCCATCTACGGACGCTCTGCAGACGAATGGGACAGCCTCTCCAAGTGGTTCATCCAGCACAAAGTGCACTCTACCAACATGCAGTGGATCATCCAAGTCCCCAGGATCTAGTAAGTGCTGCTGCCTGAGTGACGGCTGAAGGCAAAGAGTTACATTTCACTTTCAACAGGCGGAAGAATGTAACATGGCTACTATGGAAGATAGTCCTCTTGTTGTGAGATGTTTGTCATGCTTAAAAATCTTTCACTTCTTTCAGTGATATTTTCAAGTCAAAGAAGTTGATCACGAACTTTGCCAAGATGTTGGAGAACATATTCCTTCCTCTGTTTGAGGCTACAGTCAATCCACAGAAGCATAAAGAGCTACATGTATTTCTCAAATATGTGAGTATAATTAATTTAGATTTTCCTGCAAAAACTATCCTGATAGTGTCAACCATTCACCATTCAACCCCATATTCTTCCTGTACAGGTGACAGGCTTTGACAGTGTGGATGATGAGTCCAAGCACAGTGACCACATGTTCTCCTACAAGAGCCCCAAGCCTGAGCAGTGGACAGCAGATGAAAACCCTCCCTACAGCTACTACCTCTTCCACATGTACGCCAACATCATGGTGCTCAATAATCTGAGGAAGTAAGTACCTGTTGATATCTGCCCCTCTCAGGCCTCTGGTAATGGACCCAAACCATTACATCTCATTCAAGAGAAACATAGACTTCCAACTGTCCTTCTGCTGATGCTGCTGAGGGGAAATGTAGGTGTTACACCCATTGTTCAGTTGCTATTATTCATTGAATTTCCAGTAAGGCACTTCAGAATGTCCTGAGGGCAACCAAGGGGAGCAGAACAGGTGTCGATTGCAGGCATGCTACATTGCTGCACAGTGTAATGCACCAACGCATCTATAAATAAATTCCCTATGATAATACAAAGGAATAGAATTACAGTCTCTGACAGACTTGAATTACTGGCACATTGTCACGATTTCCGctgaagttggtgcctctccttgttcgggcggcgatcgacgtcaccggctttcttgCCTCCTCCGATCTACGTTtccttttccatttgttttgtcttgattgtacacacctggtttccattgcGTTATAAtttattccctatttaaccctccgACTCCCACATGGTTTTATGCTGGTTTGTTCTTTAAGTGGTCAAGATATCTGTGAGCTGGTGTGGTTTTTCCCAGAGTGgaaattattgttttattttcaaGGAAAGTATgtttttactcagttctgtgtcctgcgcctgactctgtcCTAACTGCTGCACACTGACACTTGATACACATATGGTCAAGGAGCTCCTCCAAAGTCACTGAAGAtgctactgtaggcctacataatacacgtgtgtgtgtgtcaatacgACCACTGAATATTCCCCTGGGTCTCTTCCAGAGAGCGAGGCTTAAGCACCTTCCAGTTCCGTCCACACTGCGGGGAGGCTGGATCCATCACCCACCTGGTCTCTGCTTTCCTCACCGCTGACAACATCTCCCACGGCCTCAACCTCAAGAAGGTCCTCTACTACCATACTGATTCCTGCATCATCTGTCCTCAACACACTCTAGCCTACACACACTTATTTGCCATCAAATATACTGTAATTGCTCAACTCCCCAGCATGTTTGAGTGGAGCACTCTCATGCTGATCTCCCATGTGATACAGTAGGTGCTCCTCACATGAATAGTGGATGTCATGAGATGACCCTAAAGAAATGCAAAGCTATCTAATATTCTCACATGAAAGCACGCTGTATAAATGCTAGTCATTGTAATGCAGTAACCGTGTTCAGCCCTTTAGGCCTCACTGTTTGCTTCATTTTCCTGTCTATCTGTGGGCCTAACCAACACACAGACAAAGGCCCTGTCTACCAGGCCTGCTCCATGCGAATACAGCCACTGAATATAACCGAGCCAGGGACAGGAGCTAGTTATCAACTTCCAACATTTTAGCATCCACCGTGTCTGCTGAGCAGGTGACAGAGAGgtatgtgtgagtctgtgtgtatgtactgagtgtctgtctctctctgccacagAGCCCCGTCCTACAGTACCTGTACTACCTGGCCCAGGTGCCCATTGCCATGTCTCCTCTGAGCAATAACAGCTTGTTCCTGGAATATTCCAAAAACCCTCTCAGGGAGTTCCTACACAaggggctgtgtgtgtctctatcaaCAGATGATCCTATGCAGTTCCACTATACCAAGGTAAACTGTTGGAGAAATAGTAGCTCAAATCAGCTCCAGCTGAGTGTTCCATAGCTGTTTTGTAGGACAGTACTTGATGACAGTGTGTCCTGTCTGTAGGAGGCACTGATGGAGGAGTATGCCATTGCGGCCCAGCTGTGGAAGCTCAGCACCTGTGATGTGTGTGAGATTGCCAGGAACAGTGTGCTGCAGAGTGGCCTGTCTCACCAGGTAGAGCCCTGGGCATTGATATCTaccctcttagaaaaaaggtttaaaaaagggttctttgctgtcccaacaggagaaccctctttgttccaggtagaaccctttttggttctaggtagaaaccctctgtggaaaggattctacatgaaacccaaaagtgttctaccaGTAACCAAAAATGGtacttcaaagggttctcctatggggacagccaatgaACTTTTACgttctagataacaccttttttATAAGAGTGCAGCATAACATGAATGCAAAATAACATGAAATATCCTTCCCCTGTCCCCCATCTAATGGAGTGGTTATACCTACGGAGCGTACATGATATACAATCTCTGGTAATACTGTATGACTCATTTTGTGCAGGAGAAGAAGCACTTTATTGGGGCCAATTACTTGAAGGATGGACCTGAGGGGAACGACATTCGGCGGACCAATGTGGCTCAGATCCGCATGGCCTACCGCCACGAGACCCTGTGCAATGAGCTCAGCTTCCTAGTGGATGCAGTGAAAACTGAAGCGGCCATTGGCACACAACCCGAGTGACCACAATAACATGGGATTTAGCTCAATCTGTGCATGTAAGCTCTCAACCCTCACAACGATATCTCTTGCATTCACGGGAGAAAAAACCCAATGGTTTGAATGAATAAGTGTGTCTCTTGTTTCTCTGGCTGCATGTGTGCTAGTAGTGCTCAAGTGGCAAAGTGGTCCCTGAAAATGGTGTACTATGTGCAGATATATGCCTAAGTGGCTGGCCCACATGGAGGAATATGTAGGCCAAGCACAGTTTCCAGAAAAGCAGTTGCTTTCAAACTAGGCATTTCATGGataattgaggtaagacagtaattctgctaatagattatgcatgtatgaactacacattgacaccaCATCCAAAGCGGGAGGCTTAATAAATACTTATTAGTCGCCAAAGttctggagcatgtctttaacagTATAAAAATAGTTTGGAGAGGTAGCAGTAGGAGCCAACTACATCTTAGTGTCTAAATTATGTATGTCCACAGTACAAGGGTTTCCTTCTACAGTGCAGCAACATCATCTGCACTAAGGCTGGCTCACTCTGCAGAGCACTTACTCACAGGTCCGACACTCACTGCATCATGCCTTAGTGATGGGCGTTCCCAGCTGTTGGCGGAACCTGACAGTGTTCATCTCTGGAGCTGGAACACTGCTTTAGCTGTGATGAATGGTACATTTCCACTGTCCCTTTCCATGTGAGCTCGTTTTTTACAGGATGTCATGCAGTAGGTTGCAAGGAGGGCACTGCAGTCAGTTGTGGACACTGTAGGTACAAAACATTGTACTTGTATGCACTGTATGATATTTGCTTGAAATATCTGTGTGAATGTTTTATTTCAATTTGAATGAAAACGGGCCTTTCTATTGGTCAGAGTATGCAATATTTAatttgaatgtactgtatgtataacttTGCAAACTACTATGAGCCAATTGAATGTTGACAGTTTGGACAAGAGAGAAAAATGTGAAGGCATATCTTCTGTAGTTGCACTGAGATTCAAGTATCCAAAGATGGACAAAGATGTTATACTGCTCTCTCACCTCTTGCTCGTTAATGGCTGACAGAATGCTGTGAAATAGCCTGTTCTTAATTATGTTACTTTTGTTATCAATAAAGATATTTAAACATGGATTATTCCCTTTTTTTTGTCATGCAGCAATTTAAAACTGTGAGATGATGGAATAAATTGTTTATTAGAACACGAACACTACGACTTATCATGGCAGTAACCTGACACATTTCCAAAAAGGCTAAGAAGTAACTGCAAGGCAGGGAAACAAAAGGTTTGAATGTATTGCATCAGTTCAATATTGGCATTAGTTAAAACACATGATTTAACATGCAATGGCCATGGCATACTGACTAACTTTATCTGAAGTCATAAAATGTATCTGTATAGCAGAAAATATGAACCCATTTTCAATTCAGCTACTCAACTCATCCAAGCTGCAGCGAtaattgccttgatgacattgCCATCTAGTGGTTAAAATATAGGATGATCTCTAGAACAATCTATTTTGAATATGAACGACACAAAGTCACTTTTTAAAGCAAAATTGTAAAGGCATCCCATGCTATAAATAAATGCATTTGAATAACATCAATGCACACTTTGTACAAACTACTAAACTTCCATAAGCAGGAACATAACTTTAAAAAAGCAGCCTGACCTTATCTTTGGTTTTACATAATCTAAAGCATCAAGGTTTTGTCTCTGATGCTGAATCAGTGTTGGTCTCATCACTGATGTTCACACTGATGTCACTGGCTGTCTCTTTGCACACATCCTCCTCAGGCTCAGCCTTAGCTTCAGCCTCAGTCTGAGCTTCCTTTGTGTCCTTCATACAGGTGTGTGCTGCACACTCCTCTGTCTCAATGTACTCGTTCTGCTGCTCCCCATCCCAGCAGAGGAGAATAGTCTTGAGGCCATTGATCCTTTTTAAAGAGGAAAAATAAAATGTGACTTTTTTTAAACACAGTTAACACAGCATCAACTTACATCCCTAAAGTCACTCTGATATAAATCAAACGTATGCATGACCATGTCAAAAGGTATATGTCATAGTAATTGTGCTTAATGAATTACCTTGATCTAAATAATGGCTTTCAATTCAAGGGATCTTACATATCTATTTTTTTCCCTCTTTTACAAAAAAAAGTTGTCAAAACACTTACGTTCTAAAGTACAAGAGAAC
This window encodes:
- the ampd3a gene encoding AMP deaminase 3 isoform X3, coding for MPRQFPKITLSEVDEETRLLAEKVYASALKEEDTKDALSMFTVPEDCPIGLHQAKERELLKELAEQHSEESAKRKKSFKMIRSQSASLQGLQIPVTAEWARSVVTPFLSPSSTCSSLPENCPEYQRVTISGDYCAGITVEDYEQAAKTLMKALFIREKYSRLAYHRFPRTVAQFLRSAENQTWKEEDEVLPDVCPCPREGEDPYSIENIPDNLSYELQTKDGIVYVYENAEALSQNRPRSLPYPDLETFAIDLSHVLAMIVDGPTKTYCHRRLNFLGSKFYLHEMLNEMAELKELKGVPHRDFYNVRKVDTHIHAAACMSQKHLLNFIQTTYKTEADRVVLEKGGRKLTLREVFEHLNMDPYDLTVDSLDVHAGRQTFHRFDKFNSKYNPVGASELREIYLKTDNLIDGEYFARIIKEVSHDLEESKYQHAEPRLSIYGRSADEWDSLSKWFIQHKVHSTNMQWIIQVPRIYDIFKSKKLITNFAKMLENIFLPLFEATVNPQKHKELHVFLKYVTGFDSVDDESKHSDHMFSYKSPKPEQWTADENPPYSYYLFHMYANIMVLNNLRKERGLSTFQFRPHCGEAGSITHLVSAFLTADNISHGLNLKKSPVLQYLYYLAQVPIAMSPLSNNSLFLEYSKNPLREFLHKGLCVSLSTDDPMQFHYTKEALMEEYAIAAQLWKLSTCDVCEIARNSVLQSGLSHQEKKHFIGANYLKDGPEGNDIRRTNVAQIRMAYRHETLCNELSFLVDAVKTEAAIGTQPE
- the ampd3a gene encoding AMP deaminase 3 isoform X2, with product MAVNRPEDMPRQFPKITLSEVDEETRLLAEKVYASALKEEDTKDALSMFTVPEDCPIGLHQAKERELLKELAEQHSEESAKRKKSFKMIRSQSASLQGLQIPVTAEWARSVVTPFLSPSSTCSSLPENCPEYQRVTISGDYCAGITVEDYEQAAKTLMKALFIREKYSRLAYHRFPRTVAQFLRSAENQTWKEEDEVLPDVCPCPREGEDPYSIENIPDNLSYELQTKDGIVYVYENAEALSQNRPRSLPYPDLETFAIDLSHVLAMIVDGPTKTYCHRRLNFLGSKFYLHEMLNEMAELKELKGVPHRDFYNVRKVDTHIHAAACMSQKHLLNFIQTTYKTEADRVVLEKGGRKLTLREVFEHLNMDPYDLTVDSLDVHAGRQTFHRFDKFNSKYNPVGASELREIYLKTDNLIDGEYFARIIKEVSHDLEESKYQHAEPRLSIYGRSADEWDSLSKWFIQHKVHSTNMQWIIQVPRIYDIFKSKKLITNFAKMLENIFLPLFEATVNPQKHKELHVFLKYVTGFDSVDDESKHSDHMFSYKSPKPEQWTADENPPYSYYLFHMYANIMVLNNLRKERGLSTFQFRPHCGEAGSITHLVSAFLTADNISHGLNLKKSPVLQYLYYLAQVPIAMSPLSNNSLFLEYSKNPLREFLHKGLCVSLSTDDPMQFHYTKEALMEEYAIAAQLWKLSTCDVCEIARNSVLQSGLSHQEKKHFIGANYLKDGPEGNDIRRTNVAQIRMAYRHETLCNELSFLVDAVKTEAAIGTQPE